One region of Ahniella affigens genomic DNA includes:
- a CDS encoding YheT family hydrolase — protein MTRPNSEPERFAPKGWLRNPHVQSVLASSGLRRFVFRDRISPLLASSKEEMLDVGEAKLVAYLNLPAQAPRALVVLIHGWEGSVHSTYMLCLGSWLLARGFAVYRLNLRDHGDTHHLNEGIFHSNRLNEVVQAVKLMGQRFPNLPLVMGGYSLGGNFALRVARAAPEAGIPVDYVFAVCPAIHPPHVLTALESGPSIYHDYFMRKWRQSLMLKQRHFPEAYDFGWAIKSDMRHLTTGLVQRYTDYQSLDEYLNAYSIADDRLAGIQADGVILTSEDDPVCPVADFRNLKLPAQLELFIERYGGHCGFVRDFSLDSYAERFISLRLKARYPSLGDASPR, from the coding sequence ATGACGCGCCCCAATTCCGAGCCAGAACGCTTTGCGCCGAAGGGCTGGTTGCGCAACCCGCATGTGCAGTCGGTACTCGCATCGAGCGGGCTCAGACGATTCGTGTTTCGGGATCGCATCAGCCCTCTGCTCGCGTCGTCGAAGGAAGAAATGCTCGACGTGGGCGAGGCCAAGCTTGTCGCGTATCTGAATCTGCCGGCGCAGGCGCCGCGAGCGCTCGTCGTGCTGATTCACGGCTGGGAAGGCAGCGTCCACTCCACGTATATGCTCTGCCTGGGCTCGTGGCTGCTGGCGCGGGGCTTTGCGGTCTATCGCCTCAATCTGCGTGATCATGGTGATACGCATCATCTGAACGAAGGCATCTTCCATTCGAACCGCCTGAACGAAGTGGTGCAGGCGGTCAAGCTGATGGGGCAACGATTTCCGAATCTGCCCTTGGTGATGGGTGGCTACTCGCTGGGTGGCAATTTTGCGCTGCGTGTCGCGCGCGCGGCGCCAGAAGCGGGCATTCCGGTTGACTATGTGTTCGCAGTCTGTCCGGCGATTCATCCGCCGCACGTGCTCACGGCACTCGAATCCGGGCCCAGCATTTACCATGACTACTTCATGCGCAAATGGCGGCAGTCGCTGATGCTGAAGCAGCGCCACTTTCCCGAAGCCTACGACTTTGGCTGGGCCATCAAGTCGGACATGCGCCATCTCACGACCGGCCTCGTGCAGCGCTACACCGACTATCAGAGTCTCGACGAATACCTGAACGCGTACTCGATTGCGGATGACCGCCTGGCGGGGATCCAGGCCGACGGTGTCATTCTGACCAGCGAGGACGATCCGGTTTGTCCGGTCGCCGATTTCCGAAACCTGAAACTGCCCGCACAGCTCGAGTTGTTCATCGAGCGCTACGGCGGTCATTGTGGCTTTGTCCGTGACTTCAGCCTGGATAGCTATGCCGAGCGCTTCATCTCGCTGCGGCTGAAGGCGCGCTATCCGAGCCTGGGCGACGCCAGCCCACGCTGA
- the traF gene encoding conjugal transfer protein TraF, whose amino-acid sequence MDKTWTLICCLLAASLAHAGPGARVHEQGWFYYEPLPQPKPPTPLKPPVAVPGGRVTTTVPLGSAWLRKNLPLYLDRAMDQPTLANVRRYRYLERLAMDRSSAYSDASARLTMLDPLLDEQSVSPITALAKATRHREQSARQQQVLGQVARDAGLWFFFRSDCPYCHAQTNALQTLSRLYGFSILPISLDHRPLPSGAFSEFVPDQGQAAKLNVSVTPSLFLVHRDGRVLPLASGLQTQDQLVDRILELGHTLGWIAAADYDALRALQNTALDDLAAGLGPAEDPDQLIDALIEQGADRIGRGTPISPITKETP is encoded by the coding sequence ATGGACAAAACCTGGACCCTGATCTGCTGTCTGCTCGCTGCCAGCTTGGCGCATGCCGGGCCCGGTGCGCGTGTGCACGAGCAGGGGTGGTTTTATTACGAACCGCTCCCGCAGCCCAAGCCACCTACCCCACTCAAGCCACCCGTCGCGGTGCCCGGAGGCAGGGTCACCACGACCGTCCCGCTTGGTTCGGCCTGGCTCCGCAAGAACCTGCCGCTGTACCTGGATCGCGCAATGGATCAACCCACACTGGCGAATGTGCGGCGCTATCGTTACCTGGAGCGGCTTGCCATGGATCGCAGCAGCGCTTACAGCGATGCGAGCGCCCGGTTGACGATGCTGGACCCGCTGCTGGATGAGCAGTCGGTCAGCCCGATCACCGCACTCGCGAAAGCAACCCGGCATCGCGAACAAAGCGCGCGTCAGCAACAGGTGCTCGGCCAAGTGGCCCGTGATGCGGGGCTTTGGTTCTTTTTTCGCTCCGACTGTCCGTATTGCCACGCGCAGACGAATGCGCTGCAAACCCTGTCGCGACTCTACGGCTTCAGCATTCTGCCGATCTCGTTGGATCATCGACCCTTGCCATCGGGCGCGTTTTCCGAATTCGTGCCTGATCAAGGTCAGGCCGCCAAGCTCAATGTCAGCGTCACCCCGAGTCTCTTTCTCGTGCATCGCGACGGCCGTGTGTTGCCGCTGGCGAGCGGACTCCAGACGCAGGATCAGTTGGTCGACCGAATTCTGGAACTCGGGCACACCCTGGGTTGGATCGCCGCCGCCGACTACGACGCCTTGCGCGCGCTGCAGAACACGGCGCTCGACGATCTCGCAGCAGGACTTGGACCAGCAGAAGACCCGGACCAACTGATCGACGCACTGATCGAGCAAGGCGCCGATCGGATTGGGCGCGGCACCCCGATTTCCCCCATCACGAAGGAGACGCCCTGA
- a CDS encoding conjugal transfer protein TraH produces MRRILPWLLMLLTGPVVAEGMDTQLANTFHSMTTTTNPQFSSEGRPTATLGSFSYRTPVVRPQLLSYDPPRFSGGCSGIDLYGGSFSFISKEELQGLMRQIAANAKSYAFNLALGAVCNKCLQIMQNLQDDVQKLNQMMKSSCDISQALVNSAADPMVAQMSGRFKEGAQNARQGGTVSDLWASMNQGWGKESTEAALARENPDEFARIQPGNVVWRLLGEHGLASWFPDHDDALKTDIQSYLGTVIVCAPSDASACTEGEAEPDDRPKETRLRKLEGVLSLEELVLGAELGSGQSSEIRCDDDDACLRPTVQIRPTPRIGLKRRILDVLLGSADGSQAGYIKRARFASAELTPAERALQSNAPSQMQVLDQAIGISEQTAAQMADVIAEAMAFEMASRFLQQVAATIRQGASDVGATESAQLMALVASSEQRAQQDTARIKTRLDLQAQVLQGLVQSLQLAPTPDLRVVAPMARRP; encoded by the coding sequence ATGCGCCGGATTCTGCCGTGGCTGCTCATGTTGCTGACCGGCCCAGTGGTTGCCGAGGGCATGGACACGCAGCTCGCCAACACGTTCCACTCCATGACCACCACGACGAACCCACAATTCAGCAGTGAAGGCCGACCCACGGCAACGCTCGGGTCGTTCAGCTATCGGACACCCGTGGTTCGACCGCAATTGCTGAGCTATGACCCGCCCCGTTTCAGCGGCGGATGCAGTGGCATTGACTTGTATGGCGGCTCGTTCTCGTTCATCAGTAAGGAAGAGCTGCAAGGGCTGATGCGGCAGATTGCCGCGAACGCCAAGTCGTATGCGTTTAACTTGGCGCTCGGTGCGGTCTGCAACAAGTGTCTGCAGATCATGCAGAACCTGCAGGACGATGTGCAGAAGCTCAATCAGATGATGAAGTCGTCGTGCGACATTTCGCAGGCGCTCGTCAATTCGGCAGCCGACCCGATGGTGGCGCAGATGTCCGGCCGCTTCAAAGAAGGCGCCCAGAACGCGCGGCAGGGTGGCACCGTCAGCGACCTGTGGGCCTCGATGAATCAAGGCTGGGGCAAAGAGTCCACCGAGGCCGCGTTGGCGCGCGAGAATCCCGATGAGTTCGCCCGGATTCAACCCGGCAACGTGGTGTGGCGACTGCTCGGCGAACACGGGCTGGCGAGTTGGTTTCCCGATCACGATGACGCCCTGAAAACTGACATTCAGAGTTACCTTGGTACCGTGATTGTCTGTGCGCCGAGTGATGCCAGCGCGTGCACAGAAGGCGAGGCCGAACCCGACGATCGACCGAAGGAAACCCGGCTGCGAAAACTTGAGGGCGTGCTGAGCCTGGAGGAACTCGTGCTTGGAGCCGAGCTCGGGTCTGGGCAAAGCTCGGAAATTCGCTGCGACGATGATGACGCGTGTTTACGGCCAACCGTGCAGATACGGCCGACGCCGCGCATCGGCCTCAAACGACGCATTTTGGATGTGCTGCTGGGCAGCGCCGACGGCAGCCAGGCCGGTTATATCAAACGCGCCCGTTTTGCATCGGCCGAACTCACACCCGCCGAGCGCGCCCTGCAAAGCAACGCACCGAGCCAGATGCAGGTCCTCGATCAGGCGATCGGAATCAGCGAGCAGACAGCGGCACAAATGGCCGATGTGATTGCAGAAGCGATGGCCTTTGAAATGGCCAGTCGATTCTTGCAACAGGTCGCCGCGACCATCCGACAGGGTGCAAGTGATGTGGGCGCTACGGAGTCTGCGCAGTTGATGGCGTTGGTCGCGAGCAGCGAGCAGCGCGCCCAACAAGATACGGCGCGCATCAAGACACGGCTCGACTTGCAAGCGCAGGTATTGCAGGGACTCGTGCAAAGTCTGCAACTCGCGCCGACGCCTGATTTGCGGGTGGTCGCGCCTATGGCCCGGAGGCCTTGA
- a CDS encoding conjugal transfer protein TraG N-terminal domain-containing protein: MFGLQVDGDSMWTIYSIGAPSFMHKVFTAVALLGEGGVLMRMGQIGFLVGLFVLIYKIATAAGSLGDLKQSLLAGVIFAAMFGTSTSVKIVGMVPGPAGYANVYVVDHVPWGIAAMGGIISGTGVYLTRRMETAFRDADAIPVTQGGFGRTAEILASVRDMAAESIPNTLPAYSYYRMSMIHYLRDCAVRARHFEVLGDHSIVHAPDPLSAIRFENGMYRTQTWLRTLTGASEQISCPDAHDLLRSKRQDMLASMDPAYQQRFGHDARDALQRAFASLASQDAEAAQKYVSGAMINALWMEAASGSTFGSHGNNTVVMIRSALEQQRVQWSTEESIFVRTMRPMIGYFEAFFYALSPFIAFLIGLGAMGLRMIVKYVSLTLAVSLWMPILAITNLYQMTTLQDFFLLQERIAVQSGSGPFSLSNSLALVDQATGAVALASMIAAATPMLTLTLLFGGAVAATSLFSRLQGQDHINEKIAMPDPTSVGAVYQANAAFTGNDAYGARQTGQEANAIKFDVGNQLQQTAMSLRSKSEQSAQEANDIWSRNLARSTALQQQFISAFDRQLNESIAFNSNEGVQWLKQHGWSNDRIAAAAKENADQSTYGAEANLSGQASVSRVAGLLASGLSLLSRTAGQKAQTVIDSVAKVADVSLSGGVGYSASETQTEKTSSQVAHRDTHGRTEAEERAVLLVRQHAAASAIRDTAQNAASLGVTSQDTWQLSNSLKKVEQSGTAYQQAANNSATFGVGQSISALAASRNLAADPARAAEAEQLARALGSDSAFETNLSAIRRGGMLGMPEDESQQSAMASLFTLAGIGPGAAITSNIEGLSGLGSDRLEALSYVVGLTRGVAQPALRAEAHEFSGLRVIDANTAEANVVDMKRDFDPGDRAGLLLGVEKQKAKSEDAQAAFERDSAATEEQYERNKSALRQVANASDAVAGGQSLITVADQFAEYNTDAVHRSVGPLAAYAVTPAATTNDVKYVVDQAAALISDHGMLPDHSSPRGVIPSLSGSTAVEHAPSSGPDTQRPVSFLEIVLEGAPSSADDVRADAVSRTHQSNTEH, encoded by the coding sequence ATGTTCGGGTTACAGGTGGATGGCGATTCAATGTGGACGATCTATTCGATCGGCGCACCGAGCTTCATGCATAAAGTGTTTACCGCGGTGGCACTACTCGGTGAGGGCGGCGTGCTGATGCGGATGGGACAGATTGGTTTTCTGGTCGGATTGTTCGTGTTGATCTACAAGATCGCGACGGCCGCGGGCTCGCTCGGCGATCTCAAGCAGTCGCTGCTGGCTGGCGTGATCTTCGCGGCCATGTTCGGTACCTCGACGAGTGTCAAGATTGTCGGCATGGTGCCAGGTCCGGCCGGCTATGCGAACGTGTACGTCGTCGACCACGTGCCGTGGGGCATTGCTGCAATGGGTGGCATCATCAGCGGCACCGGTGTGTATTTGACGCGGCGCATGGAAACCGCGTTCCGCGATGCGGACGCCATTCCCGTTACGCAAGGCGGGTTTGGACGCACAGCAGAAATCCTGGCCTCGGTGCGCGACATGGCCGCCGAATCGATCCCAAATACCTTGCCCGCGTACAGCTACTACCGGATGTCGATGATCCACTATCTGCGCGACTGCGCGGTGCGGGCCCGGCACTTCGAAGTGCTCGGTGACCACAGCATCGTCCATGCGCCAGACCCATTGAGCGCGATCCGCTTCGAGAATGGCATGTATCGGACGCAGACCTGGCTTCGCACCCTCACGGGTGCGAGTGAACAGATCAGCTGTCCGGATGCCCATGATCTGCTGAGATCCAAGCGTCAGGACATGTTGGCCAGCATGGATCCGGCGTACCAACAACGCTTTGGTCACGATGCCAGGGATGCGCTACAACGTGCGTTCGCGTCGCTCGCATCGCAGGATGCCGAAGCGGCGCAGAAGTACGTTTCTGGCGCGATGATCAACGCGCTCTGGATGGAGGCTGCCAGCGGGTCCACGTTTGGCAGTCATGGCAACAACACGGTTGTGATGATCCGTTCCGCGCTGGAGCAGCAACGGGTGCAGTGGTCGACTGAGGAATCAATTTTCGTTCGGACGATGCGCCCGATGATCGGGTACTTCGAGGCATTCTTTTATGCCCTGAGCCCATTCATTGCGTTCCTGATTGGGCTCGGCGCGATGGGCCTGAGAATGATCGTCAAGTATGTGTCGCTCACGTTGGCGGTGTCGCTCTGGATGCCCATCTTGGCAATCACTAATCTGTATCAGATGACCACGCTGCAAGACTTCTTTCTGCTGCAAGAACGTATCGCCGTGCAGTCGGGGTCCGGCCCGTTTTCTTTGAGCAATAGCCTCGCGCTCGTCGACCAAGCCACCGGCGCCGTGGCCTTGGCGTCGATGATTGCCGCGGCGACACCGATGCTGACGCTCACGTTGCTGTTCGGCGGTGCCGTCGCAGCGACGAGCCTGTTCAGTCGCCTGCAGGGCCAGGACCATATCAACGAGAAGATCGCGATGCCGGACCCGACCAGCGTGGGCGCGGTGTATCAGGCGAATGCGGCGTTTACGGGGAATGATGCCTACGGTGCGCGGCAAACGGGTCAGGAGGCGAATGCCATCAAGTTTGATGTTGGCAACCAATTGCAGCAAACGGCGATGTCACTCCGGAGCAAGAGCGAACAGAGTGCGCAAGAGGCCAACGACATTTGGAGTCGCAATCTGGCGCGGTCGACGGCACTCCAACAGCAATTTATCTCAGCATTCGATCGGCAACTGAACGAGAGTATTGCGTTCAATTCCAACGAGGGCGTGCAATGGCTCAAACAGCATGGTTGGTCCAATGATCGGATTGCCGCGGCAGCCAAGGAGAACGCCGATCAATCGACTTACGGCGCCGAGGCGAACTTAAGCGGCCAGGCAAGTGTCAGTCGCGTCGCAGGCCTATTGGCGAGCGGTCTGTCGCTGTTGTCTCGCACCGCCGGCCAGAAGGCACAAACGGTCATCGATTCGGTTGCGAAAGTCGCCGATGTGTCATTAAGCGGTGGCGTTGGCTATAGCGCTAGCGAGACGCAAACCGAGAAGACGTCGAGTCAGGTCGCACATCGAGACACCCACGGGCGGACCGAGGCTGAAGAGCGCGCTGTGTTGCTGGTGCGGCAGCATGCAGCAGCCAGCGCCATCCGCGATACGGCGCAGAACGCGGCTTCCTTGGGCGTGACGAGCCAGGACACGTGGCAGCTGTCAAACAGTCTGAAGAAGGTCGAGCAGTCGGGAACGGCCTATCAACAAGCCGCGAACAATTCGGCTACGTTCGGTGTTGGACAGTCCATCAGCGCGCTCGCGGCAAGCCGGAATCTTGCCGCGGATCCAGCACGCGCTGCGGAAGCGGAACAACTGGCACGCGCTCTGGGCAGCGACAGTGCCTTTGAAACCAATTTGAGTGCGATCCGGCGGGGGGGCATGCTCGGAATGCCGGAAGACGAATCGCAACAGTCGGCCATGGCATCGCTATTCACGTTGGCTGGAATCGGACCGGGCGCGGCGATCACATCAAATATCGAGGGATTGTCTGGGCTCGGATCAGACCGGCTGGAGGCATTGTCCTATGTAGTTGGGCTGACCCGGGGCGTGGCTCAGCCTGCACTGCGCGCCGAGGCACACGAATTCAGTGGGCTCCGAGTGATCGATGCAAATACTGCCGAAGCGAATGTGGTCGATATGAAGCGAGATTTCGATCCCGGCGACCGCGCCGGCCTGCTGTTGGGTGTCGAGAAGCAGAAGGCCAAATCGGAGGATGCGCAAGCCGCCTTTGAGCGCGACAGCGCCGCCACTGAGGAACAATATGAGCGGAATAAGTCCGCACTCCGTCAAGTCGCGAATGCCTCAGACGCCGTTGCAGGTGGTCAATCGTTGATCACGGTGGCGGACCAGTTTGCCGAGTACAACACGGATGCGGTGCACCGGTCGGTAGGGCCGTTGGCGGCGTACGCGGTAACGCCAGCTGCGACAACCAATGACGTGAAGTACGTCGTGGACCAGGCGGCAGCATTGATCAGCGACCATGGCATGTTGCCGGATCACTCGTCACCACGCGGCGTGATTCCGAGCTTAAGCGGTTCCACTGCCGTAGAACATGCACCATCCAGCGGACCCGATACCCAGCGTCCGGTGTCATTTCTGGAGATCGTCCTTGAAGGCGCGCCGAGCAGCGCCGATGACGTTCGTGCTGACGCCGTCTCGAGAACGCATCAATCCAACACAGAACACTGA